Genomic DNA from Coregonus clupeaformis isolate EN_2021a chromosome 26, ASM2061545v1, whole genome shotgun sequence:
AGTTTATATAGCTTTATACACATACAGGCGACAATGCTTTCACTTTGTTAGCAACGAATGCAAGTCTATTGGGAATTCTGAATGTCAGCCAGAAGCAGATGATACATACGGGGTCTCTTACAGACGACAGGCTAATTAATACATtttaccaccaccaccccaccagaGCCAGTCACCACGGCTTCACCAAAAGAAAGCTTGGCGTGTAGGTTACACGTACTCACGCAAAGCAGAACAGTGCGAGCAGAACCAAAAACACTTGGGGGAATAAATTGAGTACACTGGCAAAAATCTGAACATTTCAGAGCAGCTGTAGTCAAGGTGTTGGACAGATTCTGAGTTGACACAGATGAGCGTTTCAGGCAGTTGATACAGagacaagtaaaaaaaaaaaaaaacatgatctTGGGAGTCTGGAAAATATATAAGATAGTAAATCATGCCATTTTGTAAAATGAACACATTTGTTAACTGCTTAATTACCATTATAATCAAATAAAAATGTCAACATTGAAAGTACTCCTCTCTCAAAAAAATACTGGTCATGAATGTACAAAACTAAGTACTTTGATAAGGCATTATATGCAAAACATTAGTAGTCATGATGAGTACCTTCTTTGGTTTGCTGTCCTCCTGTGAATACAAAGCACTCGACTCCAGTGATTTCTGTCATGGACACCTTTTCTTTGTCAAAGATGGCCCCTCTACAGCCTTCACTAATATGCAGTTGCACAAACCCTTAACAACTCTCTTGCCAATATTAATACAGAATTTatcaatacatttttacattttagtcattttagcagacgctcttatccagagcgacttacagttagtgagtgcatacatttttcatactggcccgccgtgggaatcgaacccacaaccctggcgttgcaagtgccatgctctaccaattgagctacaggaggccacaaTACAAATGTGGTAAGATGATAACAATGGCAATTAATAAATTATAAACTGGCAGCCCTTTCATGCTTTGTACCTTCTCGTTAACATGATGATTGGAGAAAAAGAGCATGACTTGTGTGTAGATCTACCCTGACACTGGCATGGGAAATCTGTGGTCATACAATGAGTCAATGGGCCCTGTTGATGATAAGTGTACTTTAGAGAGAGTGCTAAAACCTTTAAGAGCAAGACGAAACAGGtgccaaagtgtgtgtgtgtgtgacagtgagaCACCAGGGATCCTAATGTGGGAAGCAGCTTGGCGCTGGGCTGTTCATTCTGTGACGCGGGTGGGGGTGCTGGGTTGGTTGAGGCCCATGGTTTTACACATCCAGCCAGCAAagtccacctcctccacctcagcACGCTTGATAAACGTGTGGTTCTAAACAAATAACAAACGCAAGTTAATGAATACATTAGAATTAGTTCATGGCTAATATCGAAAGGGCATGTACAGTAGGGAACATAGCCACAGTGGTCACTTTAACGCAGAATTTGGCGTTTTTCCACACAGAAGAAATGTGATAAAACGCATAAGAAACATATTGCTGCGTTTTATCAACGCAGATCTTAAAttcttcttattgtaatttctgcttggCTTCAGATACATCAGACCAATCAAATCCCCACATTCACGAACAGGCATTCCATCAGCAGACAGTGCTCTGACTGATGTGAAGCTACTTTTATCCAGTACTTTTCTCTTTGtacttttctctggtaaaatgcaagattaacttaaagcaaaacattaggaaatgtagctggctatattctttctatgataaacattagataTGATGGCCATGGTCATCTCATGAAAATGAAGCAATTTTCTGCTGAATGTGTTGCATTTTGTGTGAAGGAAAACTGTAGTTGCACGCCCCTGATCACTTTATTGAAGAAAAAAACAAAAGTTGACTTTCAATATGAAACGCAGGTGAAAGGGTTTAAAACGCATCTTTTTTGAATGTCTGCGTTTTGAAAACGCAGATTTCTGAACGCTAATACGACCCCTGAGCCAATTTgcaaacaaaaaaaagtgtttatAAACCTCAATTAACTAACATAGCTAAACTGTCcaactacatacagttgaagtcagaagtttacatacacttaggttggagtcattaaaactcatttttcaacctctccacaaatttcttgttaacaaactatagttttggcaagttggttaggacatctactttgtgcatgacacaagtactttttccaacaattgtttacagacagattatgtcactgtatcacaattccagtgggtcagaagtttacatacactaagttgaatgtgcctttaaacagcttggaaaattgcagacaatgatgtcatggctttagaagcttctgataggctaattgacatcatttgagtcaattggaagtgtacctgtgaatgtatttcaaggcctaccttcaaactcagtgcctctttgcttgacatcatgggaacatcaaaagaaatcagccaagacctcagataacaaattgtagacctccacaagtctggttcatccttgggagcaatttccaaacgcctgaaggtaccacgttcatctgtataaacaatagtatgcaggtataaacaccatgggaccacgcagccgtcaccgctcaggaaggagacgcgtcctgtctcctagagatgaatgtactttggtgcgaaaaatgcaaatcaatcccagaacaacagcaaaggaccttgtgaagatgctggaggaaagaagtacaaaagtatctatatccacagtaaaacgagtcctatatcgacataacctgaaaggccggtaagcaaggaagaaggcactgctccaaaactgccataaaaaagccagactacggtttgtaactgcacatggggacaaagatcgtacattttggagaaatgtcctctggtctgatgaaacaaaaatacatctgtttggccataatgaccatcgatatgtttggaggaaaaagtgggattcttgcaagccgaagaacaccatcccaaccatgaagcacgggggtggcagcatcatgctgtgggggtgctttgctgcagaagggactggtgcacttcacaaaatagatggcataatgaggaaggaaaataatgtggctatattgaagcaacatctcaagacatcagtcaggaagttaaagcttggtcgcaaatgggtcttccaaatggacaatgaccccaagcatatttccaaagttgtgacaaaatggcttaaggacaacaaagtcaaggtattggagtggtcatcacaaagccctgacctcaatcctatagaaaatttgtgggcagaactgaaaaagcatgtgcgagcaaggaggcctacaaacctgactcagttacaccagctctgtcaggaggaatgggccaaaattcacccaaattattatgggaagcttgtggaaggctacccaaaacgtttgacccaagttaaacaattgaatgtaaacttctgacccactgggaatgtgatgaaataaataaaagctgaaataaatcattctctctactattattctgacatttcacattcttaaaataaagtggtgatcctaactgacctaagacagggaatttttactaggattaaatgtcaggaattgtgaaaaactgagttgaaatgtatttggctaaggtgtatgtaaacttccgacttcaactgtagatgcacTTCAAGTAACAGTCAATGGAGATAACAGTTGCTAGCTACTCACCATCAGCATCTTCAGGTCAGCTCTCTCCGCTGGATTCTTGATCAGACTATTAACACAAACAGTTGATAATCTCCATGACTCCCAAGAAATCATTAGAAAACCCCGCATAGAGAAATAAAAGGAAAGCTTTCTCCACTATGAAATATGTTTGTCTCTAATCCCTCCAGAAGTTCTTGGAGTAGGTTAGCAGCACAGGAAATCACAATAAGCACCTTCTCATTTTGCTGACTTGACCGAATATAAAGTAATTTCTCTAGAGATGAGAAAATGACCTTTGAATCTAAGTTTGTGTCACATTGCTCTAGGCTCTGCCTAGTGGATGCAAGTCACAAGATGTGTGGAGAGCCCACCCACAGCCACCAAACAGTCAGAGTAAACCAACTGGGGATTCTGTCTGAATGCTGACAATAAAAGGTGCTGAGGTAATGGGCAGTATTCTTATATGATGAATGCTTGGGCTCACCATTTTGTCACAAACTCCTGGAAATCGTTGGTGAAGACACCGAGTGGAAGCCTGGGAGGaggctgggaatgaggagaaggTATGCAAGAGAACAAAACTCATTTAAAATGACCAGAGCACACGGACAAGGAGAACGTGTAATAAGGAGAATAATATGTGGAGTCAGCAGTTCATCTGACCTCATTGACAATGTAGTCCAGCAGCTCAAATATAGCCATGGCAGGTCGACTGTCCAGCCCATGTCCTGAGGAAGAGGAGAATATGGAGAGAAATGTAGAAatcgtaaataaaataaaacattcaaaaatatatatattttgttttgcttCCAGGATACCTTTTATTGAAAAGCAAAAATAAATCTGTTTGAAAAGCacttatattattactgtgtcgTAATATTGCGTGAGAAGAAAGGGCTTCAGGTGTGTTCTAACCGCTGACTGGTCGTCCTCCTGGTGGTCTGGGGAGGCGGTTGGAGGGGGCGTGTGGTTCCCCCTCGGCTCCGTCCTGTACAGGCCGGCCAAAGATAGCTTCCAGCTCCTTGGCGTCAGGCGGGGGGATGGGGTAGCGGCCGATGGCCAGCTCCACCAGGGACAGGCCCATGCTCCACACGTCCGACTGCACAGAGTAGTGTGTGCCCTGCAGTCTCTCCGGCTGTTGAGGAAAACACACGTACGTCACACCCAGAGTGGGCCAAATGGGCAGGCAGGGCGGGCGGCTCTGTGCATCACTCCCTCCAGGTGTCTGAGGGAAGGGGACAGGGCTGGCAGCGGCTGCCTCCGTGCCACACAGCCCTCTACTGGGTACGGCCTCGGCTCTTGGCAGGGCGGCCTGGGCAGGGGAGGGAGAGCTGACTCACCGACATGTAGGAGCGCGTTCCCACGAAGGAGTTGGCCATGGAGTCGATGAGCTGGCCACTCACGCCAAAGTCACACAGCTTGATCTCCCCGCGTGAGTTCACCAGGATGTTGGAGGGCTTGACGTCTGTGTGGCAGAGCAGGGAGGACAGTTGAGGTGTCAGAGCGAGAGGGCCGGGGGCCCAGACCCAGCAGCCCTAGCTGCGCCTTCCCCatgtctccctgtccctgtccctgtcccatgCCAGACACCTCACCACTGACACATTTCACAAAGCCACTGATTCTGCTAGCTAGCACTGACCGCAACATTTACAGTTGAGACCATACAAACAAGCCAAATCCTCCTCAATCCCTCTAGTCTGGAAAAATTCTCAATAATGGGGTGTAGTAGACCTGCTATCCATCCTCTGTGGTGACCCCTCCCACTTCAGAGCAGACAGAGGGGCAAGTATGAGAGGTGgcgtgacagagagagggggctgcAGGGCGTGGCTGCCATGTAATCACACTGGAGAGCCTGTAATTACTGACTGGGCTCCTAGACAGCTCTGCTCTGCTTCAGCCCTGCTGCCTAACAACCCCACAGCCCAAAACACTAACATACACCATGGCCCTCAGCTCCGCCTTCAACTACACCCCAACACACCAGAGCCCACCCCATCGGCTCCATATACATCAGGGCCCtcaactaaaataaaataaacactcCGCTCAAAACACTTCACCACCGCCCTCAGCTCCAGAACAACACTAGACAGCAAAACCTTAAAGACAACAggttttttttaatttattttttacagtACATCCCCTCATCTCCAGATACACCCAAAGACACTATAGACCTCACACTAATTCAATACATCCAAATAAAACACTACCCAGGGTCTCAAATCATATTGTTAATATGCACAAAAACACATACATTCTATATGGAGAGATGTCTCTTACCTCTGTGCATGATCTGGTGCTTCTCCCGCAGATAGGCAAGTCCTCTGAGTACCTTTAAAAGTGAGATGCAAACATTTTATTTAACACAACACATCGTCATCCACACTTCCTGGTCCTGAAATCATACACAAAGACCAGCTCTGAGATGTTTCACCCTGCCTGGGTCCATAGTTACATCcattcaaaaacacacacagtgtGAACAGTGAGGTCTTGCATGTCGAGCTTCCTGTGACTCCTGATTATCACAATGACAGGAGAAAAAGCAGTCTATTGAGAAACAATAAGAAACTCCTTccaaaaggcccagtgcagtccaaATTCTGTTTTTCCTATCATATTCTACAACAACTggtgaaactaacactgtaaaagtgagagaaaaaaatgtatgagtgttatttcctgatagttgcttgCTGAAAATACAATTTACACAGGAACTTCTAATAAGCAGGGtttgcatgggtggagttttggcttgcctggCGGTATTAATTAATAGACCACAAAgtgagttccaaacctctctgccaatagcaGATAGTTTTCAGGTTATATGTCCCTCCTATTAGGCCCCTCATTCAGGCCACTCCCAGACATTCCTAGCAAAATGTTTGTTTGATAAATAATTTTTcgcaaaaaaacttttttttttttttttacaattttaatgAAAAaatattacagtaatgtactaATTGTTCCCCAGAAATTATTTTATAATGACatgaaaacagctgcattgggcctttaaccaCAAGGGAAGGGAGCAGAGTGCAGTTGATCACAGGTGTGACATACTGTGAAGTTGTTGTGTTTAGAGCAGGGAGTTGTTGTGGCCCGCAGATCAATTCCCctcaaaatgtggttgtgcatcagtagtttttatcttgttatgtcagtcactcaattaacCTTTGTCAGCTAAAACTTTTTAGATTGGTAATTTGTCTtatggccagctatctaaacttgtttaAATTGCTTTTGTTAGTCACTCAGGTCAGCATttaaaaaactgcaaacatttctctccaccctatggcaatatgcgtagaattgcagaaaatttgCTATAAAACTAGACATCTACAAAATAAAACAAGTACCATTAAATGAAGcacaaataatacattaaaaTCTTCATTGTTGTGTAATACTCACTGCTATGCTGACTTTGCCCAAGATCTCCTCAGGGATTCTCCTGGCTTCCTTCAGTACCTGATCCAGAGAGCCTCCATCCTGTACCCAACAGGCCACGGCTTAATGTCTGACACACACAGCTACTGTACATGGTCAGCATTTTGTATTGTTTTGTCATACTGTAATACACAATAACTCCAGGTGCATGACAAGATTAAGGTATATCGTAACAACTATTGCAACATCTCAACTTGTTAAAACAAAGTTACAACTGGTTTGCTAGTGTTATCCCACAGGTCCTATAATAAGCACCATTGCAGTCTTAAAACCACACACAAATTTTCACACATCTGCCTTTTTGCCATGGACCCCCATTGTCTTCCAACACGTTGCATCATTCCAGGACAGTTAGTTCAATGACTGAGGTAAATCAGACCCTCCCCCTCAACTCAAACCTTGGTCTCTCTCACTCTTACCATGTGCTCCATACAGATACTGATCTCGCCATCGCTGTAGAAGGCCCCGTAGAAACCCACGATGTAGGGAGAGTTACACTCATGGAGCACCTGCAGCTCTCTGATGATCTGGTTCCTGATGGCAGGCTTAATCTCCAGGTGGATGAGCTGTGGAGGAGAAGAGATCAGATCAACATCAGAATAATCTATTTTTAACcttaagtcagttaagaacaaattattatttacaatgaaggcctaccaaaaggcctcctgcagggacaggggctgggattaaaaataaaaatataggacaaaacgcacatcacgacaagagagacaccacaacactacataaagagagacctaagacaacatagcatggcagcaacacatgacaacacagcatggtagcaaccccacatgacaacaacatggtagcaacaacatggtagcagcacaaaacatggtacaaacattattgggcacagacaacagcacaaaggcaagaaggtagagacaacaatacatcatgcgaagcagccacaactgtcagtaagagcgtccatgattgagtctttgaatgaagagatgtccagtttgagtgttttttgcagctcgttccagtcgctagctgcagcgaactgaaaagaggagcgacccagggatgtgtgctttggggacctttaacagaatgtgactggcagaacgggtgttgtatgtggaggatgagagctgcagtaggtatctcagataggggggagtgaggcctaagagggtctACTGCTCATCTAGAATAACTTATCAGTTTCAGAGTCATAAACCGACTTAGACTTGTGTGTAGACCTGGTTTCTTTCAACAGTCTCAGTAGTGTAGCATAGATCTAAAACTCTGGGTTTGGAGAAAAATGTCAAAAGTAGATACAAGGTTAGACTCACCTTCCGGGCCATGACCAGTCTGGAGGGTTTGTGGCGGACCTTGTTGACCACTCCACCGTTGCCAGCGCCCAGCTCACATATGGGGTGGAAATCATCATCCTTCAGCTCGCCCACTTGGGCTTTCTGGGTGAGGAAAGCCTCCAGACGTTTCCTCTGCTGTTCGTCCAAATCTAGCTCTCCTAGCTTCTTCTGTAACGCCTCCAGATTGGCTCTAAGAAGGAGATATACATGGCACAGTAGAATATTAAACAACCATATTCTTTCCTGGGAACACATCTTTGCACAtttttgttctagcccagcaGTAACCGGAAGCAACTAATCACTGAGCCCGTGATTggtttgaatcaggtgtgttaagcTAGTGTTACTTAGGTTAGTTTTGGCCTGGAACTAAATTGTCCATCTACAGTCCCCGGAGCCAGCATTTCCCTAATATCAGTACAGTAGACATGCCCTCAGCCATCCCATGAGTACTCACTCAGACGCAGCATCGATGTTCGTGGAGATGGACTGCCCCTCTCCAATGGGCGTGATATTTAGGGGAACGGGTCTTCTCTT
This window encodes:
- the map2k2a gene encoding dual specificity mitogen-activated protein kinase kinase 2a, whose product is MAPKRRPVPLNITPIGEGQSISTNIDAASEANLEALQKKLGELDLDEQQRKRLEAFLTQKAQVGELKDDDFHPICELGAGNGGVVNKVRHKPSRLVMARKLIHLEIKPAIRNQIIRELQVLHECNSPYIVGFYGAFYSDGEISICMEHMDGGSLDQVLKEARRIPEEILGKVSIAVLRGLAYLREKHQIMHRDVKPSNILVNSRGEIKLCDFGVSGQLIDSMANSFVGTRSYMSPERLQGTHYSVQSDVWSMGLSLVELAIGRYPIPPPDAKELEAIFGRPVQDGAEGEPHAPSNRLPRPPGGRPVSGHGLDSRPAMAIFELLDYIVNEPPPRLPLGVFTNDFQEFVTKCLIKNPAERADLKMLMNHTFIKRAEVEEVDFAGWMCKTMGLNQPSTPTRVTE